In a genomic window of Syngnathus typhle isolate RoL2023-S1 ecotype Sweden linkage group LG4, RoL_Styp_1.0, whole genome shotgun sequence:
- the LOC133152704 gene encoding gastrula zinc finger protein XlCGF52.1-like: MCAKRIKEEEYAEDLCATRWNRQALDADCNRLRVDLPRADVSGEEEEEILGPGQHKANVPHIKEEEQEEDVSTFPFTVVTVKSEEGDEEGDEEGDEEGDGEQSDGGARSEGLIAPLSEGDNVTSSDNDDHSRGDATRHADGKPFQCSHCDKTFYRLSLLKAHSRTHTGDKPFACSVCDKRFSIKGNVTKHMRTHTGEKPFACSLCGQTFTQKGDLIRHTRAHTGEKPFACPICAQRFSAQGTLITHKRTHTGDKPFACDVCDKRFSMKGNLTKHTRTHTGDKPFACSFCDKTFSSKTHLTRHTRTHTGDKPLACSFCSKRFSRKEHLIEHVRIHTGEKPFSCSQCAQRFTQKGDLARHARTHSGEAPFACLFCGKGFTRKAYLAEHTRVHTGEKPFNCTVCKRSFKVKCDLEGHQCGGEKSAARSARLPAK; this comes from the exons ATGTGCGCCAAACGCATCAAAGAAGAAGAGTACGCGGAAGATTTGTGTGCGACCCGGTGGAACCGTCAAGCACTGGACGCTGATTGCAATCGGCTTCGAGTTGACTTGCCCAGAGCAG ACGTCagtggggaggaggaggaggaaattcTCGGTCCTGGGCAGCACAAGGCCAATGTTCCTCACATTaaagaggaggagcaggaggaggacgtCAGCACGTTTCCATTCACGGTTGTCACCGTGAAGAGCGAAGAAGGTGATGAAGAAGGCGATGAAGAAGGCGATGAAGAAGGCGACGGAGAGCAAAGTGACGGAGGGGCCCGCTCAGAAGGCCTCATCGCTCCGTTATCGGAAGGGGACAACGTGACATCTTCTGACAACGACGATCACTCTCGAGGCGATGCGACTCGCCACGCCGACGGCAAGCCTTTCCAGTGTTCTCATTGTGACAAAACATTTTACAGGCTGTCATTATTGAAAGCACACTCGCGAACGCACACTGGCGACAAACCTTTTGCTTGCTCGGTCTGTGATAAAAGGTTCTCCATCAAGGGAAATGTGACCAAACACATGAGAacgcacactggagagaaaccttttgcctgctcgCTTTGCGGCCAAACATTCACTCAGAAAGGCGATTTGATACGACACACCAGAGCGCACACCGGGGAAAAACCTTTTGCCTGTCCCATTTGTGCTCAAAGATTCTCCGCGCAGGGAACGTTAATCACGCACAAAAGAACGCACACTGGCGACAAACCTTTTGCCTGCGACGTGTGTGACAAAAGGTTCTCCATGAAGGGCAACTTAACCAAACACACGAGGACACACACCGGAGAcaaaccttttgcctgctcaTTTTGTGATAAAACGTTTTCGTCCAAGACACATTTAACAAGGCACACGAGAACACACACCGGAGATAAACCACTGGCCTGCTCGTTCTGCAGTAAGAGATTCTCCAGAAAGGAACATTTAATCGAACACGTCAGGatacacactggagagaaaccctTTTCCTGCTCACAATGCGCTCAAAGATTTACTCAGAAGGGAGATTTGGCAAGGCACGCGAGGACACATAGCGGGGAAGCACCTTTTGCATGTTTATTTTGCGGCAAAGGATTTACTCGAAAGGCTTATTTGGCAGAGCACACAAGAGTGCACACGGGTGAGAAACCGTTCAATTGCACTGTGTGTAAAAGAAGCTTCAAGGTCAAGTGTGACCTCGAGGGACACCAGTGTGGAGGCGAGAAGAGCGCCGCTCGCTCAGCGAGGCTGCCTGCAAAATAA
- the LOC133152717 gene encoding oocyte zinc finger protein XlCOF26-like, with amino-acid sequence MCAHQTVQHDEETKEKMRQCQQLLDAQVVFQGTDVSKDLHWEQLEPEEQEPDPPPGHTWIKEEEQEADIANFPLTVIVKSEDEGDGDDCGGWQSSSLFAPLSDSDDVAASHAPDGGGGEDEGSKADVATAHADTERVKCSQCDKTFYNKSTLKRHSRTHSGEKPFACPICAKGFSIKTNLTRHIRRHQGEKAFGCLVCHKRFAIKEDLKIHTRTHTGLKPFACSVCGQSFSRNTILTTHKRTHTGEKPFACSVCGLRFTQKPNLTRHARTHTGEKPFACADCGRTFNRKTNLAAHTKTHAGEKHFSCGVCEKRFHVDRDVKRHKCAAGQKSSRQ; translated from the exons ATGTGCGCACATCAAACAGTGCAGCACGACGAGGAAACTAAAGAGAAGATGCGACAATGTCAACAACTACTGGACGCTCAAGTTGTGTTCCAAGGAACAG ATGTCAGCAAAGATCTCCATTGGGAGCAGCTGGAGCCAGAGGAACAGGAGCCAGACCCCCCTCCGGGTCACACTTGGATTAAAGAGGAAGAGCAGGAAGCTGACATCGCCAATTTTCCATTGACCGTCATTGTGAAAAGCGAAGATGAAGGTGATGGAGACGACTGTGGAGGATGGCAATCGAGCAGCCTCTTTGCACCGCTGTCGGACAGTGACGACGTGGCCGCCTCACACGCtcctgatggtggtggtggagaaGATGAAGGCTCGAAAGCTGATGTGGCGACAGCTCACGCTGACACTGAACGTGTGAAATGTTCCCAGTGTGACAAGACATTTTACAACAAGTCCACGTTGAAAAGACACTCAAGGACGCACAGtggagaaaaaccttttgcctgcCCAATTTGTGCCAAAGGCTTCTCCATCAAGACAAACTTAACGCGGCACATAAGAAGACACCAAGGGGAAAAAGCTTTTGGCTGCTTAGTTTGCCATAAAAGATTTGCCATCAAGGAAGATTTGAAAATACACacgagaacacacactgggctGAAACCTTTTGCTTGCTCCGTTTGTGGGCAAAGCTTCTCCAGAAATACAATTTTAACAACACACAAACGAACACACACcggggagaaaccttttgcctgctcgGTCTGCGGCCTTCGATTCACTCAAAAGCCAAATTTGACACGACACGCGAGAACGCACaccggtgagaaaccttttgcttGTGCCGATTGTGGGAGAACATTTAACCGAAAGACAAATTTAGCAGCGCACACTAAAACACATGCTGGGGAGAAACACTTCAGTTgtggcgtatgtgagaaaagatTTCATGTCGACCGTGACGTGAAGAGACACAAATGTGCTGCTGGTCAGAAGAGTAGCCGTCAATGA